The proteins below come from a single Biomphalaria glabrata chromosome 10, xgBioGlab47.1, whole genome shotgun sequence genomic window:
- the LOC129928749 gene encoding dynein heavy chain-like, with amino-acid sequence MKEMSTVDYKIVEYKIVEYTIVEYTIVECKIVEYKIVECKIVECKIVEYKIVEHKIVEYKIVEYKIVECKIVEYKIVEYKIVEYKIVEYKIVEYKIVEYKIVECKIVEYKIAECKIVEYKIVECKIVECKIVECKIVEYWIVECKIVEYTIVEYKIVDYKIVEYKVVEYTIVEYKIVECKIVEYTIVEYWIVECKIVEYTIVEYKIVDYKIVEYKVVEYTIVEYKIVEYTIVEYKMVKCKMVKYKIVKMWTMIEDDVIAPFTCV; translated from the exons ATGAAAGAAATG AGTACTGTAGATTACAAGATTGTAGAGTATAAGATTGTAGAGTACACGATTGTAGAGTACACGATTGTAGAGTGCAAGATTGTAGAGTACAAGATTGTAGAGTGCAAGATTGTAGAGTGCAAGATTGTAGAGTACAAGATTGTAGAGCACAAGATTGTAGAGTACAAGATTGTAGAGTACAAGATTGTAGAGTGCAAGATTGTAGAGTACAAGATTGTAGAGTACAAGATTGTAGAATACAAGATTGTAGAGTACAAGATTGTAGAGTACAAGATTGTAGAGTACAAGATTGTAGAGTGCAAGATTGTAGAGTACAAGATTGCAGAGTGCAAGATTGTAGAGTACAAGATTGTAGAGTGCAAGATTGTTGAGTGCAAGATTGTAGAGTGCAAGATTGTAGAGTACTGGATTGTAGAGTGCAAGATTGTAGAGTACACGATTGTAGAGTACAAGATTGTAGATTACAAGATTGTAGAGTATAAGGTTGTAGAGTACACGATTGTAGAGTACAAGATTGTAGAGTGCAAGATTGTAGAGTACACGATTGTAGAGTACTGGATTGTAGAGTGCAAGATTGTAGAGTACACGATTGTAGAGTACAAGATTGTAGATTACAAGATTGTAGAGTATAAGGTTGTAGAGTACACGATTGTAGAGTACAAGATTGTAGAGTACACGATTGTAGAGTACAAAATGGTAAAGTGCAAGATGGTAAAATACAAGATTGTAAAGATGTGGACCATGATTGAAGATGACGTTATCGCCCCTTTTACCTGTGTTTAA
- the LOC106069065 gene encoding suppressor of Mek1-like, with translation MAKSSLDNRTIDNGLAGSKEIQIERNWLKDKNFDNRDNSDRSKDINYTLVKKNKSHGNADLGNALLLKNKSTKYKYSDNKDSDNKDSDNKDSDNKDSDNKDSNSKDSDNKDSDNKDSENKDSDNKDSDNKDSDNKDSENKDKESTENIGDQKCESNENNNNGNAPVMKPETPTIRENRNTYQTPENFNGVSSEPIGNENSTNRTEESRIIVSNFFMSTLVSSLILSFVLTVVLRWLLTALGFPPSGMLHKTYAASLMSRAQRPGFAMKLVASLQSWVTGDIEMYVTIVLAVALVSFALALVIPNRGGRRGGARGRAQERN, from the exons atggctaaaagCTCCTTAGATAATAGAACTATCGACAATGGCCTGGCTGGAAGCAAAGAGATTCAGATCGAAAGAAATTGGCTGAAAGATAAGAATTTTGACAATAGAGACAACTCAGATCGATCTAAAGATATAAACTACACATTagtcaagaaaaacaaatctcaTGGAAACGCTGATTTGGGAAATGCTTTGCTCTTAAAGAACAAAtctacaaaatacaaatatagtGATAACAAAGATAGTGATAACAAAGATAGTGATAACAAAGATAGTGATAACAAAGATAGTGATAACAAAGATAGTAATAGCAAAGATAGTGATAACAAAGATAGTGATAACAAAGATAGTGAAAACAAAGATAGTGATAACAAAGATAGTGATAACAAAGATAGTGATAACAAAGATAGTGaaaacaaagataaagaaagCACAGAAAACATTGGAGACCAGAAATGTGAatcaaatgaaaacaacaataatGGCAATGCTCCGGTGATGAAACCCGAGACACCTACTATCCGAGAAAATAGAAACACATATCAGACACCCGAAAATTTTAATGGAGTGTCCAGCGAGCCAATTGGGAACGAAAATTCTACAAATAGGACCGAAGAAAGTCGAATTATTGTTAGTAATTTTTTCATGAGTACACTGGTTTCCTCTTTAATATTAAGCTTCGTTCTGACAGTTGTGCTAAGATGGCTTCTCACTGCTCTTGGTTTCCCGCCATCTGGAATGCTGCATAAAACGTATGCCGCGAGCCTGATGTCAAGGGCACAAAGACCTGG gTTTGCCATGAAACTTGTTGCGTCATTGCAGTCCTGGGTTACCGGTGACATTGAAATGTACGTCACTATCGTTCTAGCTGTAGCACTCGTCAGTTTTGCTTTGGCCCTGGTTATCCCCAACAGAGGTGGCAGAAGAGGCGGCGCCAGAGGGCGCGCACAAGAAAGAAACTAG